A window from Athalia rosae chromosome 5, iyAthRosa1.1, whole genome shotgun sequence encodes these proteins:
- the LOC125500981 gene encoding uncharacterized protein F54H12.2-like yields the protein MAFLHACSSECTKSELDSFSVPPTQTSIGSGQWIHYKPVLSLTDDFSIGFAVPGHGYEYIDLAHTMLSLRVQLRRTKEKTTASASKDASTTPWVTSINNLLHSMFNQVDIFFNQKPVSPANNSYAYRAYIETLLNFAPNAKQSHLTAGLWYDNKNGKSDICEPRGNDVPLMNGFIKRNEIMRNGRVVDLIGHLHCDVLNREKFLLNGVELRVRLVRSRDGFCLMETRALHTLHILEASLLVRRVKISPGILLAHARTLAKGTEKYPVTRVEVKAFIIHAGVQAETLDNVIL from the coding sequence ATGGCTTTTCTACACGCGTGCTCGAGTGAGTGCACGAAATCCGAATTGGATTCATTCTCTGTACCTCCGACACAAACCTCGATCGGAAGCGGACAATGGATACACTACAAGCCGGTTTTGTCCCTAACCGATGACTTTTCGATCGGATTCGCTGTACCGGGGCACGGTTACGAGTACATCGACCTTGCCCACACTATGCTGAGCTTACGCGTACAATTACGccgaacaaaagagaaaacaaccGCATCAGCGAGCAAGGACGCTTCTACTACACCATGGGTGACCTCTATAAATAACTTACTTCACTCAATGTTCAATCaagtggatatatttttcaatcaaaaaccGGTATCACCAGCCAACAACTCTTACGCCTACCGCGCCTACATAGAGACGCTGCTGAATTTCGCACCGAACGCTAAACAATCGCATCTTACGGCTGGACTGTGGTACGATAACAAGAACGGCAAATCAGATATTTGCGAACCACGTGGAAACGACGTACCCTTGATGAACGGTTTCATCAAACGCAACGAAATCATGCGAAACGGACGCGTCGTAGATTTGATCGGACATCTCCACTGCGACGTCTTGAATCGGGAAAAGTTTTTACTGAACGGTGTGGAACTACGAGTACGCCTTGTACGCTCGAGAGATGGCTTCTGCCTTATGGAAACTAGAGCGCTGCATACTCTACATATTTTAGAAGCATCTTTACTCGTGCGCCGGGTGAAAATCAGCCCAGGTATATTGCTGGCTCATGCAAGAACTCTAGCCAAGGGTACGGAAAAATATCCGGTTACCCGAGTTGAAGTCAAAGCCTTCATCATTCATGCCGGCGTGCAGGCTGAGACGCTGGACAACGTCATACTCTGA